The Porites lutea chromosome 11, jaPorLute2.1, whole genome shotgun sequence genome includes a region encoding these proteins:
- the LOC140953063 gene encoding kelch-like protein 40, with translation MEDSDSSDFYEAEPQEFEDEVEVEVEQSFLDLEPISEAEQSSFCVELMKRLNMQRQQSYFCNITLVAKEGNEFKAHRNVLSAASPFFSKLLQSEMKEKEEGVIRFEEISKSILSDVLEFIYTGSVEINEKNARDLIIAADYLLLESLKTISGRFLEKQMSSYNCISTIHFVEKYRCEELVLRSTKFIQDNFTSVAKSDEFLNLDAEEVEKWISSENILVAAEEDVFRIIVTWIEQNKGERKDKFEQLFRHVRLVMLSRDSLFSDVVTNELVTKHFSFLSCASRRRLQTEAIVVRGGKKTYCYLPEKDEWKRLADGLSEDRNHTTPLIKFRDQLYSFPRRRYAETERYDPAFNSWTTLRLPLPNDTFSLAVVNGQIHTMYQLREGREQVGDLWRHLHRNSRRAAVWSELVIKRYNVELCTWETLSSSQDSHYEDDSCIVAFGNCLYILGGGCSNKASRFDTVESKWEEIASMPISEFSPCGVATQEKIFVTSARGQQCEVYQVSTNEWHTIPSLNFTRPVFSLTLVCLNETVYVVGVAEKNSSQPAEIVVNSYDPKLNKWIQKTSIPINKSSDEETYSFQCSTLELSKGLLTKPKIVTIG, from the coding sequence ATGGAAGATTCTGATTCAAGTGATTTTTATGAGGCAGAGCCCCAGGAATTCGAAGACGAAGTCGAAGTCGAAGTCGAGCAGTCTTTTCTAGATTTAGAACCCATCAGTGAAGCTGAACAATCTTCGTTTTGCGTTGAACTGATGAAGCGACTCAACATGCAGCGACAACAGTCCTATTTCTGCAATATAACCTTAGTAGCGAAAGAAGGGAATGAATTTAAGGCCCATAGAAATGTGCTATCGGCTGCGAGTCCgtttttttcaaagcttcttCAGAGCGAGATGAAAGAGAAAGAGGAAGGAGTTATTCGTTTCGAGGAGATTTCGAAATCGATCCTCTCAGATGTTTTGGAGTTCATCTACACAGGAAGTGTcgagataaatgaaaagaatgccagggatctGATAATCGCAGCCGACTATTTACTGCTTGAGTCTTTAAAAACTATCTCCGGGCGATTTCTAGAGAAGCAAATGTCCAGCTACAATTGCATTTCAACCATTCACTTTGTCGAGAAATATCGGTGTGAAGAACTTGTTCTTCGCAGTACAAAGTTTATTCAAGACAACTTCACTTCCGTAGCAAAGTCAGACGAATTTTTAAACTTGGATGCAGAAGAAGTTGAAAAGtggatttcaagtgaaaatATTTTGGTTGCAGCTGAAGAAGATGTGTTCAGAATAATAGTTACCTGGATCGAGCAAAACAAAGGCGAGCGAAAAGACAAGTTTGAGCAGCTTTTTCGTCATGTCCGACTGGTCATGCTTTCGCGTGACTCTTTGTTCTCTGATGTTGTGACAAATGAACTGgtaacaaaacatttttcttttctttcatgtgCTTCAAGAAGAAGGCTTCAAACGGAAGCCATTGTAGTACGTGGGGGAAAGAAAACCTACTGTTACCTTCCCGAGAAAGATGAATGGAAGCGACTAGCAGACGGATTATCAGAAGACCGAAACCACACTACACCGTTAATAAAATTCCGTGATCAGCTGTATAGCTTTCCTCGGAGAAGATATGCTGAAACAGAAAGATATGACCCCGCTTTCAACAGCTGGACCACATTACGGTTACCCCTTCCAAATGATACATTCTCGTTGGCTGTTGTTAATGGGCAAATCCATACTATGTACCAATTGCGTGAAGGGCGTGAACAGGTCGGGGATCTGTGGCGTCATCTCCACAGGAACAGCAGACGCGCCGCTGTCTGGTCTGAGTTGGTGATTAAAAGATACAATGTGGAGTTGTGCACCTGGGAAACTCTGTCATCCTCTCAGGACTCCCACTATGAGGACGACTCTTGCATTGTTGCCTTTGGCAACTGTCTGTATATTCTTGGTGGTGGATGTAGTAATAAAGCTAGCAGATTTGATACTGTGGAAAGCAAATGGGAGGAAATTGCATCAATGCCAATTTCAGAGTTTAGTCCCTGTGGTGTTGCTACTCAAGAGAAGATTTTTGTTACTTCTGCCCGTGGCCAGCAATGTGAAGTGTATCAGGTTTCCACCAACGAATGGCATACCATTCCAAGTTTGAACTTTACCCGCCCAGTTTTTTCACTTACTTTGGTGTGTCTTAACGAAACAGTTTATGTAGTGGGTGTTGCTGAAAAAAATTCGTCCCAGCCAGCCGAGATTGTAGTTAATAGCTATGATCCCAAACTAAACAAGTGGATCCAGAAGACCTCCATACCTATCAACAAGAGCTCTGACGAAGAAACTTATTCATTTCAATGCTCAACATTGGAACTCTCTAAAGGATTGCTCACGAAACCAAAAATAGTTACAATTGGCTAG